The sequence TTTCCTAGACACTCTCCAAGCTCTGGAAATAACGCTTTTCAAACTCCACTGGCGATAGCTGCATAGCGCTGCTGTGCCGGCGTTTGGGGTTATAAAACATCTCGATGTAATCGAACACATCACTCCGGGCTTCTTCGCGGGTGCCGTAGGTTTTTCGTCGGATGCGTTCCCGCTTCAGCAACTGGAAAAAGCTTTCCGCCACCGCGTTGTCGTGGCAGTTACCGCGTCGACTCATGCTGCTGATCAGGTTGTTGGCCTTGAGGAAGCTCTGCCAGTCCGAGCTGCTGAACTGGCTGCCCTGGTCGGAGTGGATCATCACTTCCTGCTTGGGCTTGCGCCGCCACACCGCCATCAACAGGGCATCGATAGCCAGGTCGCTGCACATCCGTGGCTTCATCGACCAGCCGATCACCTGGCGTGAAAACAGATCCAGCACCACCGCCAAATACAGCCAGCCTTCATAGGTGCGGATGTAGGTGATGTCGGTGACCCAGACCTTGTTCGGTTCACTAACGTTGAATTGCCGCTCCAGGCGATTGGGCGAAGCCACCGTTGGCCGGCCGCCGTAATAGCCGGGGCGCCGCCGATAGCCGGTCTGTGAGCGCAGCCCTTCTCCTCGCATCAGGCGAGCCACGCGGTGCCGGCCACAGGACTCCCCCAGCTCACGCAGGTCGTCGTGAATCTTGCGATAGCCGTAGACCCCACCGCTTTCCAGCCAGGCATGTTTGATCAACCCGAGTAGGCGCTGATCTTCCTTGGCGCGTACGGATTTCGGCTCGGTCAGCCAGGCGTAGTAACCGCTGGGATGCACTTTCAGGGTCTGGCAGAGACGTCGAACCGGGTACTCCACCGACAGCTTGCTGATGAAGGCGTACTTCAGCCGGACTCCTTGGCAAAGTACGCGGCGGCCTTTTTTAGGATGTCTCGCTCTTCGGTCACTCGCTTGAGTTCGGCGCGCAGACGACGCAGTTCGGCCTGCTGATCGTCGTCTTGCTGCCGCTGCGCCTGGGGCTTGCCGTAGCGCTTGATCCAGGCATACAGGCTATGCACCGACATGCCTAACCGCGCTGCCACCTCGGCTACGGGGAGGCCGCGCTCGGTCACTTGTTTGACCGCTTCGATTTTGAATTCTTCGGGGTAACGCTGGTTGCTCATGGCACCTCCTAATGGGCCTCATTATGAGGCTTGGAGGTGTCTACGAAACTAGGGGCGATTCACTGCCTGGCTGTCTTGGGGGGCTTCGGAACCCGCGTACAGTCTTGAAAATGGACAAAATGAGCTGGATTGTCCATAGGCCTGGGAGTTCAAGTGGACAGGTGAGGAATCACTATCTCGTTGATCTCGGTAGAAAAGTCCTATGTCCATCAATGGAAAACTTGGGTGTAGGTCGGGTACTCGAACAGCGCGATTCCCCAACTGATCAGTGCCGCGATTATCCAGGGCTTGGTGTTGAGGGTCTTGAGGTGGCCATACCAGGCGAAGGTCATGAACACGTTGGAGAGGGTGAGCAGGGCGGCGGTCTGCATCCATACAGGCATGATCGGGGCTCTGAGTTGGGCTGAAAGGCGCAAGCCTAATGGGTGCTGATTTTCAAGGAAAGGGGCGAGCCATGGCCTTCTGGCGTGTAGCGGGATTCGTGCTGCTGGTGCTGCTCGGGGTGGCCGTTGCGGGCTTGCGTGTGGTCGAGGCCTGGCGGCAGCAGCCAGTGCTCGCCGAATTGCATCTGCCCCCGGCATTCGCCGTGGCGCGGGACTTCGATTTCGGCCGCTATCGCCTGTCCTGGCGCGGCCAGGGGTTTGTCGTCTACAGGCAGGATCGGCCGCAGGAAGTGCTCTGGGGCGCCGAGGGCGGTTTTCTCGCGGCCGGCATCGGCCAGCCCGGGAGTCGTCCGCCCACGGCCAGTGGCGAGTTGCGCGACCAGCGTGAACTGCTCTGCCGCGAGCAGAGCCTGGATGCCTTCGAGCGCCAGGGCGACAAGCTCCTGCTGAAAGGGCGCTTGCGCTGCGCCGATGGCAGCCTGAGCCCTTATGTGCTGACGCTGGAGGATGACGGCGAGCGTGGCCTGGCGCTGGCCGTGAGCTTGGGCGCGTCCCGGCTCAATCGGCTCTACCTGGCCTGGAGTCGGGAGTCGGACGAGCGTTTCTTCGGCTTTGGCGAACGATCCGGCGCCTATGACATGTCCGGCCGCCTTGTGGCGGTGCCGGCCGCCCGCAGCCTGCCGCAGCAGCCGGCCGCATGGAGCGCCGCCGCAACCCGGGCGTTCTACTTCACCTCGCGCCTGCGGGCCTTTCACAGCCAGTCGGTCGCCTATCAACTGTTCGACCTCCGCGACCCCCGGCGTGTCGGCCTCGAGGTACATGAAGGGCGGCTGACGGCACGCGTCTTCCGGGGTGACAGTGTCGATGAGCTGCGTGCGCGTCAGGCTTCGGTGGTCGGAACTGTGTCAACGCCGCTCGCGCCCAAGTAAAATGCACCCTCCTGCCGCCATCCCCGTCGCTCGAGGTTCTCCGCCATGCTCTGCCGTCCAGGCTGTGGTGCCTGCTGCATTGCGCCGTCCATCAGTTCCCCCATTCCCGGCATGCCTTCGGGCAAGCCAGCGGGTGAGCGCTGCCTGCATCTGTCCGTGGACAATCTCTGCCAGTTGTTCGGCGACCCGCGTCGCCCGGCAGTGTGTGGTGAATTCGATGCCGATCACGAGGTCTGCGGCGACAGCCGCGACGATGCGATCCGTCTGATCGGCTGGCTGGAGCAGGCGACTTCGGCAGTCTGAACATTCGCTGGCGTGCAGCCGGCACCCGCTCGAGCAAGGAGAGATCATGAGTATCAAGATTGCGGCGCTCTGTGCCCTGGGTCTGTGCGCGGCGTCCGCCGTCCACGCCGAGGACTGGAAGCTGGCCAAGGACGAGGACGGCATCAAGGTATTCCTCAGCGAGGTGCCCGGTTCCCGCTACAAGGCCTACCGCGGGGTCACCACCATGAAGACCGACATCGCCACCCTGCGTGCCCTGCAGGAGGATGTTGTGGGCTCCTGCGCCTGGATCCACGAGTGCAGGGAGCAGAAGCTCCTGAAGGTCGATGGCCCGCAGAGCTGGACCTACACCCGCTTCAGCACGCCCTGGCCGGTGACGCCGCGGGATTCGGTGATCCACGTCACCTCGAAACTGGACGCGGGCGGCGGCGTGACGCGGGTGCTCGAAGGCGTCCCGACCTATCTGCCCGAGGCTGATGGCTATGTCCGGGTGACCGAAGTGGACGGGTTCTGGAAGCTGGAGCCCAAGGGGGCAGGGCAGGTGGAGGTGACCTATCAGGTGCACACCGAGCCGGGTGGCAGCGTGCCGTCGTGGCTGGCCAACAGTTTCGTGGTGGATGCGCCGTTCAATACCCTGAAGGCGATGCGCCAGCGGGCGGAAAAGCGCTGAAAGGCTAGACGAAGTCGAAATAAAAAAGGCTGCCTTCTGGCAGCCTTTTTCATGGAGCGGTCAGCCTTACTTGCGGCCTTCCAGCGGCGCGTAGTCGCGCTTTTCGTAACCGGTGTACAGCTGGCGCGGACGGCCGATCTTGTACGGGCCGGAGAGCATTTCCTTCCAGTGCGAGATCCAGCCAACGGTACGAGCGAGGGCGAAGATCACGGTGAACATGCTGGTCGGGATGCCGATGGCCTTCAGGATGATGCCCGAGTAGAAGTCTACGTTCGGGTACAGGTTGCGTTCCTTGAAGTACGGATCGTTGCGCGCGATCTCGTCGAGCTTCATCGCCAGTTCCAGCTGCGGGTCGTTGATGCCCAGCTCCGCCAGTACTTCGTCGCAGGTCTGTTTCATGACCTTGGCGCGAGGGTCGAAGTTCTTGTAGACGCGGTGGCCGAAGCCCATCAGCTTGAACGGATCGTTCTTGTCCTTCGCCTTGGCGATGAACTTGTCGATGTTCGACACGTCGCCGATCTCGTCCAGCATGCTCAGCACGGCTTCGTTCGCACCGCCGTGGGCCGGGCCCCAGAGAGCCGCGATGCCGGCAGCGATACAGGCGAAGGGGTTGGCGCCGGAGGAGCCGGCCAGGCGAACGGTGGAGGTGGAGGCGTTCTGCTCGTGGTCCGCATGCAGGATGAAGATGCGGTCCATGGCCTTGGCCAGCACCGGGCTGATCGGTTTGATCTCGGCCGGGGTGTTGAACATCATGTGCAGGAAGTTTTCCGCGTAGTTCAGGTCGTTACGCGGGTACATCATGGGCTGGCCCATGGAGTACTTGTAGGCCATCGCCGCGATGGTCGGCATCTTGGCGACCAGGCGCATGGCCGAGACTTCGCGATGCTGCGGGTTATTGATGTCCAGGGAGTCGTGGTAGAAGGCGGAGAGGGCGCCGACCACGCCGCACATGATCGCCATCGGATGGGCGTCGCGGCGGAAGCCGTTGAAGAAGCTCTTCAACTGCTCGTGAACCATGGTGTGGTTCTTGATGGTGCTGACGAACTTGGCCTTTTCTTCGGCATTGGGCAGTTCGCCGTTCAGCAGCAGATAGCAGGTTTCCAGGTAGTCGGATTTCTCTGCCAGCTGCTCGATCGGGTAGCCCCGGTGCAGCAGTACGCCCTTGTCGCCGTCGATGTAGGTGATCTTCGACTCGCAAGAGGCGGTCGACATAAAGCCAGGATCAAAGGTGAAGCAGCCCGTGGAGGTCAGGCCCCGCACATCGACTACATCGGGTCCCATGGAACCGGACAGAACGGGCAGCTCTACGGGGGCAGCGCCCTCGATGATCAACTGCGCTTTTTTGTCAGCCATAGCGGCCTCCTAGTTATGCTTGAAATCATCAGACAGCCCCCCACGCAGGGCCCGGGACACTATAGAGCTATAAATTTGAATGTCAATTTGAAGAAACCCATGTGGGAGTGGGGTTTGCGTGGGTTTTTCGGTGCAAAAAAGGGCGCTATTTACGCCTTTTATATAGGCAGCGCAATCAGCTTTTAGGGGTGGGTCTTCGCATTGTCATTAGTCAGCTAACTGTCTATACTCAGCGCCCGATCGCCAGGGGCCTTGGGCTCGTATTTCTGGAGGTCGGCACTCCCTTTGGTGAGGGGTACCTGATCAGTGCACTTCCCGACAACTTGCCCTGTTTGTTAGGGGCCTCAGTGTGAAAAAAAGCCGTGAATAGCCAACGACCTGTAAACCTAGATCTCAGGACCATCAAACTCCCCATCACTGCTTATACGTCCATCCTGCATCGAATCTCTGGTGTCATCCTCTTCTTCGGTATTGCCGTGCTGCTGTTCGGGCTCGACAAATCGCTGAGCTCCGAGGAAGGCTTCGAGCAGGTCAAGGCGTGCCTGACCAGTCCGCTGGCCAAGCTGGTGATTTGGGGCCTCCTGTCCGCACTGCTTTACCACCTGGTCGCCGGTGTGCGCCACCTGGTAATGGATGCGGGCGTCGGCGAGACGCTCGAGGGCGGCAAGCTGGGCTCGAAAATCGTCATCGTAGTTTCTGCGGTGCTGATCGTGCTGCTGGGGGTGTGGATATGGTAACCAACGTCACGAACTTCTCCCGTTCGGGCCTCTACGACTGGATGGCCCAGCGCGTTTCTGCGGTCGTTCTCGCGGCTTTCACTCTGTTCCTGCTGGGCTATGTGGTCTGCAACCCGGGTATGACCTACGCCGACTGGCACGGTCTGTTCTCCCACACCGCAATGCGCATCTTCGCCCTGCTGGCCCTGGTCGCCCTGAGCGTTCACGCCTGGGTCGGCATGTGGACCATCTCCACCGACTACCTGACGCCGATGGCGCTGGGCAAGGCGGCGACTGTGGTGCGTTTCCTGTTCCAGGCGGTATGCGGCATTGCGATGTTCGCGTTCTTCGTCTGGGGCGTGCAGATTCTCTGGGGTGTGTGATCCATGGCTAGCATTCGTACTCTTTCTTTCGACGCCATCATCGTAGGTGGTGGCGGTGCCGGTATGCGCGCTGCGCTGCAACTGGCTCAGGGCGGTCACAAGACTGCCGTGGTGACCAAGGTCTTCCCGACCCGTTCCCACACCGTTTCCGCCCAGGGCGGCATCACCTGCGCCATCGCTTCGTCCGACCCGAACGACGATTGGCGCTGGCACATGTACGACACCGTCAAGGGCTCCGACTACATCGGTGACCAGGACGCGATCGAATACATGTGCTCCGTCGGCCCCGAAGCCGTGTTCGAGCTGGAACACATGGGCCTGCCGTTCTCCCGTACCGAGCAGGGCCGCATCTACCAGCGTCCGTTCGGTGGCCAGTCCAAGGACTTCGGCAAGGGTGGCCAGGCCGCCCGTACCTGCGCCGCGGCCGACCGTACCGGTCACGCCCTGCTGCACACCCTGTACCAGGCCAACCTGAAGAGCGGCACCTCGTTCCTCAACGAGTGGTACGCCGTTGACCTGGTGAAGAACCAGGACGGCGCCGTGGTCGGCATCATCGCCATCTGCATCGAGACCGGTGAAACCGTCTACATCCGTTCCAAGGCCGTGGTTCTGGCCACTGGCGGTGCTGGCCGTATCTACGCCTCCACCACCAACGCCCTGATCAACACCGGCGACGGCGTGGGCATGGCCCTGCGCGCTGGCGTGCCGGTTCAGGACATCGAGATGTGGCAGTTCCACCCGACCGGCATCGCCGGCGCCGGTGTACTGGTTACCGAAGGCTGCCGTGGTGAGGGTGGTTACCTGATCAACGCCCATGGCGAGCGCTTCATGGAGCGTTACGCTCCGAACGCCAAGGACCTGGCCGGCCGCGACGTGGTCGCCCGTTCGATGGTCAAGGAAGTGATCGCCGGCAACGGCGTGGGCCCGAACAAGGACCACGTACTGCTGAAGCTCGACCACCTCGGCGAGGAAGTCCTGCACAGCCGCCTGCCCGGCATCTGCGAACTGTCCAAGACCTTCGCGCACGTCGACCCGGTCGTCGCGCCGATCCCGGTTATCCCGACCTGCCACTACATGATGGGCGGCGTTGCCACCAACATTCATGGCCAGGCCATCACCCAGGACGCCAACGGCAACGACACCATCGTCGAAGGCCTGTTCGCCGTGGGCGAAGTGGCTTGCGTGTCGGTACACGGCGCCAACCGCCTGGGCGGCAACTCGCTGCTCGACCTGGTTGTATTCGGCCGTGCAGCTGGCCTGCACCTGGAAAAAGCGCTCAAGGAAGGCATCGAGACTCGCGGTGCCAGCGAGACCGACCTGGAGCTGTCGCTCAAGCGTCTGTCCGGCGTCAACGAGCGCACCAGCGGCGAAGAAGTCGCTCCGCTGAAGCGCGAGCTGCAGCAGTGCATGCAGAACTACTTCGGTGTGTTCCGTACCGGCGAATACATGCAGAAGGGCATCGCCCAGCTGGCCGAGCTGCGTGAGCGCATCGCGACCGTCAAGATCAACGACAAGTCCCAGGCCTTCAACACCGCGCGTATCGAAGCGCTGGAGCTGCAGAACCTGCTGGAAGTCGCCGAAGCCACCGCGATCGCTGCGGAAGTTCGCAAGGAATCCCGTGGCGCCCACGCCCGTGAAGACTTCGAAGATCGCGACGACGAGAACTGGCTGTGCCACACCCTGTACTTCCCGGGTGATAAGCGCGTTACCAAGCGCGCCGTCAACTTCGCGCCGAAGACCGTTCCGGCGTTCGAACCCAAAGTACGTACTTATTAAGGGTGGCCGACATGTCCAAACTTCTCACTGTCAGCGTCTATCGCTACAACCCGGAGCGCGACAGCGCTCCGGCCATGCAGGACTTCCAGATCGACACCGACGGCAAGGACATCATGGTCCTCGACGTACTGGCGCTGATCAAAGAGCAGGACGAGGGTTTCTCCTACCGTCGTTCCTGCCGTGAAGGCGTCTGCGGTTCCGACGGCATGAACATCAACGGCAAGAACGGCCTGGCGTGCATCACTCCGCTGTCCGCCGCCGGCCTGAAGGGCGGCAAGCTGGTGATTCGCCCGCTGCCGGGCCTGCCGGTCATTCGTGACCTGGTCGTCGATATGAGCATCTTCTACAAGCAGTACGAGAAGGTGAAACCCTTCCTGCAGAACGATACTCCGGCTCCGGCCATCGAACGTCTGCAGTCCCCGGAAGAGCGCGAGAAGCTCGACGGTCTGTACGAGTGCATCCTGTGCGCTTGCTGCTCGACCTCCTGCCCGTCCTTCTGGTGGAACCCCGACAAGTTCCTCGGTCCCGCCGCGCTGCTGCAGGCCTATCGTTTCCTGGCCGATAGCCGCGACAACAAGACCGAAGAGCGACTGGCTGCGTTGGACGATCCGTTCAGCGTATTCCGTTGCCGCGGCATCATGAACTGCGTGAACGTCTGCCCCAAGGGTCTGAACCCGACGAAGGCCATCGGTCACGTACGTAACATGCTGCTGCAAAGCGGTACCTGATACGACGTTGTACCCGTAACACCTGCGGCGCCGGCTTTGTCGGCGCCGCAGTAAAACCAGGAACGCAGCCCACAAAGCCGTGTTCCTCATCTGAAAAATATATAGATGACCAGCAGGGGCAACCGGGCTGGTGCCCGGACTATCTGCGGGATCCTTGGTGGCTTCAGTCGCTGTGCCAGGACTTCTTAGCCCTAGTGTCCATGCCGATGGTGTCCCCTTATCGAGGGTGACAAAGCATGCAAGAAAGCGAAATGCAGCGCATGTGGAACAGTGCCCACCTATCCGGTGGTAACGCTGCCTATGTGGAGGAGCTCTACGAGCTCTACCTGCACGATCCCAACGCTGTGCCCGAAGAGTGGCGCACCTACTTCCAGAAGCTGCCGACCGACGGCAATCTTGCCACCGACGTTTCGCACTCCACCGTCCGCGATCATTTCGTTCTGCTCGCCAAGAACCAGCGCCGTGCTCAGCCGGTTTCCGCTGGGACAGTGAGCAGTGAGCACGAGAAGAAGCAGGTTGAAGTCCTG is a genomic window of Pseudomonas resinovorans NBRC 106553 containing:
- a CDS encoding IS3 family transposase (programmed frameshift), which produces MSNQRYPEEFKIEAVKQVTERGLPVAEVAARLGMSVHSLYAWIKRYGKPQAQRQQDDDQQAELRRLRAELKRVTEERDIPKKGRRVLCQGVRLKYAFISKLSVEYPVRRLCQTLKVHPSGYYAWLTEPKSVRAKEDQRLLGLIKHAWLESGGVYGYRKIHDDLRELGESCGRHRVARLMRGEGLRSQTGYRRRPGYYGGRPTVASPNRLERQFNVSEPNKVWVTDITYIRTYEGWLYLAVVLDLFSRQVIGWSMKPRMCSDLAIDALLMAVWRRKPKQEVMIHSDQGSQFSSSDWQSFLKANNLISSMSRRGNCHDNAVAESFFQLLKRERIRRKTYGTREEARSDVFDYIEMFYNPKRRHSSAMQLSPVEFEKRYFQSLESV
- the sdhD gene encoding succinate dehydrogenase, hydrophobic membrane anchor protein, whose amino-acid sequence is MVTNVTNFSRSGLYDWMAQRVSAVVLAAFTLFLLGYVVCNPGMTYADWHGLFSHTAMRIFALLALVALSVHAWVGMWTISTDYLTPMALGKAATVVRFLFQAVCGIAMFAFFVWGVQILWGV
- a CDS encoding START domain-containing protein, whose translation is MSIKIAALCALGLCAASAVHAEDWKLAKDEDGIKVFLSEVPGSRYKAYRGVTTMKTDIATLRALQEDVVGSCAWIHECREQKLLKVDGPQSWTYTRFSTPWPVTPRDSVIHVTSKLDAGGGVTRVLEGVPTYLPEADGYVRVTEVDGFWKLEPKGAGQVEVTYQVHTEPGGSVPSWLANSFVVDAPFNTLKAMRQRAEKR
- the sdhA gene encoding succinate dehydrogenase flavoprotein subunit; this encodes MASIRTLSFDAIIVGGGGAGMRAALQLAQGGHKTAVVTKVFPTRSHTVSAQGGITCAIASSDPNDDWRWHMYDTVKGSDYIGDQDAIEYMCSVGPEAVFELEHMGLPFSRTEQGRIYQRPFGGQSKDFGKGGQAARTCAAADRTGHALLHTLYQANLKSGTSFLNEWYAVDLVKNQDGAVVGIIAICIETGETVYIRSKAVVLATGGAGRIYASTTNALINTGDGVGMALRAGVPVQDIEMWQFHPTGIAGAGVLVTEGCRGEGGYLINAHGERFMERYAPNAKDLAGRDVVARSMVKEVIAGNGVGPNKDHVLLKLDHLGEEVLHSRLPGICELSKTFAHVDPVVAPIPVIPTCHYMMGGVATNIHGQAITQDANGNDTIVEGLFAVGEVACVSVHGANRLGGNSLLDLVVFGRAAGLHLEKALKEGIETRGASETDLELSLKRLSGVNERTSGEEVAPLKRELQQCMQNYFGVFRTGEYMQKGIAQLAELRERIATVKINDKSQAFNTARIEALELQNLLEVAEATAIAAEVRKESRGAHAREDFEDRDDENWLCHTLYFPGDKRVTKRAVNFAPKTVPAFEPKVRTY
- a CDS encoding succinate dehydrogenase iron-sulfur subunit, with the translated sequence MSKLLTVSVYRYNPERDSAPAMQDFQIDTDGKDIMVLDVLALIKEQDEGFSYRRSCREGVCGSDGMNINGKNGLACITPLSAAGLKGGKLVIRPLPGLPVIRDLVVDMSIFYKQYEKVKPFLQNDTPAPAIERLQSPEEREKLDGLYECILCACCSTSCPSFWWNPDKFLGPAALLQAYRFLADSRDNKTEERLAALDDPFSVFRCRGIMNCVNVCPKGLNPTKAIGHVRNMLLQSGT
- a CDS encoding YkgJ family cysteine cluster protein, which encodes MLCRPGCGACCIAPSISSPIPGMPSGKPAGERCLHLSVDNLCQLFGDPRRPAVCGEFDADHEVCGDSRDDAIRLIGWLEQATSAV
- the sdhC gene encoding succinate dehydrogenase, cytochrome b556 subunit produces the protein MNSQRPVNLDLRTIKLPITAYTSILHRISGVILFFGIAVLLFGLDKSLSSEEGFEQVKACLTSPLAKLVIWGLLSALLYHLVAGVRHLVMDAGVGETLEGGKLGSKIVIVVSAVLIVLLGVWIW
- the gltA gene encoding citrate synthase, producing MADKKAQLIIEGAAPVELPVLSGSMGPDVVDVRGLTSTGCFTFDPGFMSTASCESKITYIDGDKGVLLHRGYPIEQLAEKSDYLETCYLLLNGELPNAEEKAKFVSTIKNHTMVHEQLKSFFNGFRRDAHPMAIMCGVVGALSAFYHDSLDINNPQHREVSAMRLVAKMPTIAAMAYKYSMGQPMMYPRNDLNYAENFLHMMFNTPAEIKPISPVLAKAMDRIFILHADHEQNASTSTVRLAGSSGANPFACIAAGIAALWGPAHGGANEAVLSMLDEIGDVSNIDKFIAKAKDKNDPFKLMGFGHRVYKNFDPRAKVMKQTCDEVLAELGINDPQLELAMKLDEIARNDPYFKERNLYPNVDFYSGIILKAIGIPTSMFTVIFALARTVGWISHWKEMLSGPYKIGRPRQLYTGYEKRDYAPLEGRK